In one window of Macadamia integrifolia cultivar HAES 741 chromosome 2, SCU_Mint_v3, whole genome shotgun sequence DNA:
- the LOC122058388 gene encoding uncharacterized protein LOC122058388 isoform X1, producing MATPPCDEDQGIYRISVGSKRGDTNQQCPSQFSFLRLLEVPYTSESESSLDNDWNSMEFFSFEMESADRCSSCSVDINIEETLGNPKTEEQSVHHVKTESALTRASQRMIGMQIGGKILQLLLNQSLTLLKSSSRAEKSMTEGAHDTPSSRWRRYKRAASLDSRKVVIFFSVLSIMGTLLLIYLTLSEADW from the exons ATGGCGACTCCTCCTTGCgatgag GATCAAGGCATATACAGAATTTCAGTGGGTTCTAAAAGAGGGGATACAAATCAGCAGTGCCCTTCACAATTTTCTTTCTTGAGGCTCTTAGAAGTTCCTTATACATCTGAAAGTGAATCAAGCTTGGATAATGATTGGAATAGCATGGAATTTTTCAGTTTTGAGATGGAAAGTGCAGATAGATGTTCCTCATGTAGTGTGGATATAAATATTGAGGAAACTTTGGGAAATCCTAAGACCGAAGAACAAAGTGTTCATCATGTTAAAACTGAGAGTGCTCTAACT AGGGCATCCCAGAGAATGATTGGCATGCAAATAGGTGGCAAGATCTTGCAGCTTTTACTGAATCAAAGCCTAACTTTACTGAAGTCCTCTTCTAGAG CAGAGAAATCAATGACTGAGGGAGCTCATGATACACCTAGTAGCAGATGGCGAAGATATAAGCGTGCTGCTTCACTAGATTCAAGAAAAgttgttatttttttctctgtacT GTCGATCATGGGAACACTGTTGTTGATATACTTGACACTTAGTGAAGCAGATTGGTGA
- the LOC122058388 gene encoding uncharacterized protein LOC122058388 isoform X2, translating to MATPPCDEDQGIYRISVGSKRGDTNQQCPSQFSFLRLLEVPYTSESESSLDNDWNSMEFFSFEMESADRCSSCSVDINIEETLGNPKTEEQSVHHVKTESALTRASQRMIGMQIGGKILQLLLNQSLTLLKSSSREKSMTEGAHDTPSSRWRRYKRAASLDSRKVVIFFSVLSIMGTLLLIYLTLSEADW from the exons ATGGCGACTCCTCCTTGCgatgag GATCAAGGCATATACAGAATTTCAGTGGGTTCTAAAAGAGGGGATACAAATCAGCAGTGCCCTTCACAATTTTCTTTCTTGAGGCTCTTAGAAGTTCCTTATACATCTGAAAGTGAATCAAGCTTGGATAATGATTGGAATAGCATGGAATTTTTCAGTTTTGAGATGGAAAGTGCAGATAGATGTTCCTCATGTAGTGTGGATATAAATATTGAGGAAACTTTGGGAAATCCTAAGACCGAAGAACAAAGTGTTCATCATGTTAAAACTGAGAGTGCTCTAACT AGGGCATCCCAGAGAATGATTGGCATGCAAATAGGTGGCAAGATCTTGCAGCTTTTACTGAATCAAAGCCTAACTTTACTGAAGTCCTCTTCTAGAG AGAAATCAATGACTGAGGGAGCTCATGATACACCTAGTAGCAGATGGCGAAGATATAAGCGTGCTGCTTCACTAGATTCAAGAAAAgttgttatttttttctctgtacT GTCGATCATGGGAACACTGTTGTTGATATACTTGACACTTAGTGAAGCAGATTGGTGA